The genomic interval GTGCCGCGCGGTGCCGCTGAGCGGTGCGTCGGCCCGAGCCGGTGCGGGATCACAGCTTACGAAGTCCAACGAGTACCTTCTCCAGGGTGGCGGCATCGGTAACCGAGGCCCAGGTGCCGGGCAGCTCGGCGGCGGGCCGGGGGTGGCGCACGGTGATCTTCCCCGCGGCCAGCAGGTCCGCGAGCAGAATGGTGGCGATGCCGACCGGCAGGCGCAGCTCCGCGGCGATCTCGACCACGGCGGTCGGGGCCCGGCACAGGTCCAGGATCGCGGCCAGCTCCGATTGCATACCGGGCGCCGGATCGCATTCGCTCACAACGAGAGTCACCAGATCGAACGCCTCGATGTCGGGCTTGCTGCGCCCTCCGGTCAACGTGTACAGGCGGTCCGGGTTCTCGTCTCGGATCGAGCCGGTCACGGCACACCCCGGTCGCGCGGGGCGGCCGCCAGGTACTCCCCGACCTGTTCCACCAGCTCGCGCATGTTGTGCCCGACCAGGCCGGCGTCGGCGTCCTCGGCCGCGACGACCGCGACGTGCGCGCCCATACCGGCCTCGACGATGAACAGGATGCCGCCGTAGAACTCGGTCATCGACTGCCGCACACCGGCCCGGCCGGAACCGAATTCGGCGGACGCGCCGTGCGAGAGGCTCTGGATTCCGGCGGCGATGGCGGCGAGTTGGTCGGCCTTGTCGGCCGACAGCTCCGGGGTATGGCAGATCTTGAGCCCGTCGCTGGACAGCAGCAGGGCGTGGCGGGTCTGCGGGGTGCGGGCGAGCAGCTGTTCGAGCAGCCAGCCCAGCTGCGCGGGGGCGGACGTTGTCATAGATCGTTCTCCACTGCAACAGAAGGGGT from Nocardia wallacei carries:
- a CDS encoding DUF742 domain-containing protein, coding for MTGSIRDENPDRLYTLTGGRSKPDIEAFDLVTLVVSECDPAPGMQSELAAILDLCRAPTAVVEIAAELRLPVGIATILLADLLAAGKITVRHPRPAAELPGTWASVTDAATLEKVLVGLRKL
- a CDS encoding roadblock/LC7 domain-containing protein; translation: MTTSAPAQLGWLLEQLLARTPQTRHALLLSSDGLKICHTPELSADKADQLAAIAAGIQSLSHGASAEFGSGRAGVRQSMTEFYGGILFIVEAGMGAHVAVVAAEDADAGLVGHNMRELVEQVGEYLAAAPRDRGVP